A single window of Ignavibacteriota bacterium DNA harbors:
- a CDS encoding T9SS type A sorting domain-containing protein — MSEEFYIPKVYSLSSNNLIALYISQKDSSLHSIITNDNGATWELNNTDNRGIYQEFITTIYMVNDKYGIAFNNVIWQTNDGGNEWGKKNNALNLFPPPCEIFFINDSIGWIVGNSSYYATDAGFLAKTINGGESWEIIDSRTMLLYGIDFINSNIGYAVGTNWNFGTGFIYHTENAGDTWQIEQYIGAKAFWDVGFLDVKNGWITGVGKILKTIDGGVSWETQIEGLLTNLNKIQILKEEKVAYIFGDDFNNRTHTLLKADLSTISDIKNKEIISNELSLSQNYPNPFNSITSIYFNLNRNRHVQLKIYNFLGKEVTTLINEELFPGNYEIEWNGKNNQGDEVTSGIYFYSIMTDLNNEVKKMILLK; from the coding sequence TTGTCAGAAGAATTTTATATACCAAAAGTATATTCACTTAGTAGTAACAATTTAATTGCATTATATATATCTCAAAAAGATTCTTCACTGCATTCAATAATAACAAATGATAATGGAGCCACGTGGGAATTAAATAATACAGACAATCGTGGAATTTATCAAGAATTTATTACTACAATCTATATGGTTAATGATAAATATGGAATTGCTTTTAATAATGTAATTTGGCAAACAAATGATGGCGGTAATGAATGGGGAAAAAAAAATAATGCATTAAATCTATTTCCACCTCCTTGTGAAATATTTTTTATAAATGATTCAATCGGATGGATAGTTGGTAATTCAAGTTATTATGCTACGGATGCTGGTTTTTTAGCTAAAACTATAAATGGAGGTGAATCCTGGGAAATTATCGATTCAAGAACAATGTTATTGTATGGTATAGATTTTATTAATTCTAATATTGGTTATGCTGTTGGAACAAACTGGAATTTTGGAACTGGATTTATTTACCACACAGAAAATGCCGGAGATACATGGCAAATAGAACAATATATAGGGGCAAAAGCGTTTTGGGATGTTGGATTTCTTGATGTAAAAAATGGTTGGATTACCGGAGTTGGAAAAATATTAAAAACTATTGATGGTGGTGTGTCTTGGGAAACACAAATAGAAGGATTACTTACAAATCTAAATAAAATACAAATCCTAAAGGAAGAAAAAGTAGCATATATTTTTGGAGATGATTTTAACAATAGAACCCATACACTTCTTAAAGCAGATCTAAGCACAATCTCAGATATAAAGAATAAAGAAATAATTTCAAATGAATTATCATTGTCGCAAAATTATCCAAATCCATTCAATTCAATTACAAGTATTTATTTTAATCTTAATCGAAATAGACATGTTCAACTAAAAATATATAATTTTTTAGGAAAGGAGGTGACGACACTTATAAATGAAGAATTATTTCCAGGGAATTATGAAATAGAATGGAATGGAAAAAACAATCAGGGGGATGAAGTTACATCAGGAATTTATTTTTATAGTATAATGACAGACTTGAATAATGAAGTGAAGAAGATGATTTTACTCAAATAA
- a CDS encoding RHS repeat-associated core domain-containing protein, whose translation MIILEFIPIQHLQKGYAYDPITLNITEETDENNNSTYHEYDNFGRMINKDVLLNGDKNRIDHTNYYLSRSGNGDVFNSNDPNRLESENYFNVTDKISKCDFYDGFNKKMQDQYLEIDNIIVGNTLEYNALGSISKLYKPYPKNGTTFSYDNNYLVNSDNYYTSGLGNYGTYSATGNRPYYEIKYSSDPIQRKIQEIPEGLQWFSNNKLINYTYGGNVANDQIPLGTGTYSANSLFKNELTNENGIVTQFYNDIFGNLIAQKTNPTGLNLKTFYTFDILGNQTKKTDPKGFISTMDFNTLKLLKTKSTPDRGSVRYLYDQNSNMRFYQTSEHNTTSINSFYTNQNKIGVGSWSGTFTLVKPSLMQLYAQSFNTNSSINEKIILKIKNTTTSVVTIVELIAEDNGSLIVTKSFRLPKGSFKWEVTTTGASNSQFNFYVDSRNNMQFEYHNYDNFNRLIQSGENYYNYASSSYFQQSNADNISFPSSGKFINKDFIYDIQSTDILAVGQRNLKGRLSYTKSYIMNDLEYTSFYSYDDIGNIEWILNKWVTGKNNKIKYSYDLQRNITKQEFTGDQSFYNYYKFFEYDKLGRLVNVYTDKNSASGATKLKEITYIYNPDNSLKRMELGAEGSKAQGLDYLYNTRGWLSQINHQNINSSQDPGSDNGLNGKPQVDKFGMVIGYNNISDIGSTQSATAQWNGNISWMMYNMSGATFPSGLVGNTYSYDNANRLLSSNFGYYISSWQATSNYDVNNITYDNNGNLNTIRRYWNNGQIFDNQTFYYLSGKNQLNYVYDSGTSSISVNDVDNQSSGNYLYDGNGSMVQDAQQGIGYILYNSDNLPIKQYYINGDVVEYIYDAYGNRVTKKVVNDLIHWNYANGINGNTEARIKENSNPPVLIKHNIWGNDLAGTFEKEVYTNYVETKTYYLKDHLGNIKVRVNESGSVVGYDDYYPFGMIMNGRSNNTGTEVNYKYTSKERDLETGLDYFGARYYDSKIARWLSVDPLADKYPDWSPYNYILSNPLNGIDPNGEFTLKFIKNTYYLHRESINTAKFATFIEGFLPTLVQLGIIVKEQYFPRDPSYEVQTIGERLFSLGASYVGDNTIYSHELGNRVSKTMTFLSGFSKWKEIKPNFIYDEYLFRQLSEYNREGISAFLKGEIIGINNRTGEPLFEPSEDGLSLMLNPHYVNMFYNGNVHDAMKSIILQRQKQEDEERRAAKALNKFIDEYGKK comes from the coding sequence TTGATAATTTTAGAGTTTATCCCAATACAGCACTTGCAAAAAGGTTATGCCTATGATCCAATTACCTTGAATATTACTGAAGAGACTGATGAAAATAACAATTCCACATACCATGAATATGATAATTTTGGAAGAATGATAAATAAAGATGTTTTATTAAATGGGGATAAAAATCGCATTGACCATACAAATTACTATTTAAGTAGAAGTGGTAATGGTGATGTATTTAATTCTAATGATCCTAATAGACTCGAATCAGAGAATTATTTTAATGTAACAGATAAAATAAGTAAATGCGATTTTTATGATGGTTTTAATAAAAAAATGCAAGATCAGTATTTGGAAATTGATAATATAATTGTTGGAAATACATTGGAATATAATGCGTTAGGAAGTATATCAAAATTATATAAACCTTATCCAAAGAACGGTACAACCTTTAGTTATGATAATAACTATTTAGTTAACTCTGATAACTATTATACAAGTGGATTAGGGAATTATGGGACTTATTCTGCAACAGGAAATAGGCCTTATTATGAAATAAAATATTCTTCTGATCCGATTCAAAGAAAAATACAGGAAATACCTGAAGGTTTACAATGGTTTAGTAACAATAAGTTAATTAATTATACTTATGGCGGAAATGTTGCAAATGATCAAATTCCATTAGGGACAGGAACTTATAGTGCCAATTCATTATTTAAAAATGAATTAACTAATGAAAACGGAATTGTTACACAATTTTATAATGATATTTTTGGTAATTTAATTGCTCAAAAAACTAACCCAACTGGATTAAATTTAAAAACATTTTATACTTTTGATATCTTAGGAAATCAAACAAAAAAAACCGATCCAAAAGGATTTATATCAACAATGGATTTTAATACACTTAAACTGTTAAAAACAAAGTCAACACCAGATAGGGGAAGTGTACGTTATTTATACGATCAAAATAGTAACATGAGATTTTATCAAACCTCGGAACATAACACAACTTCAATAAATTCATTTTACACAAATCAAAATAAAATTGGAGTTGGTTCTTGGTCTGGTACTTTTACTTTAGTTAAACCAAGTCTTATGCAATTATATGCTCAATCCTTTAATACAAATAGTTCAATAAATGAGAAAATCATTTTAAAAATTAAAAATACAACCACGAGTGTTGTTACTATTGTTGAACTTATTGCAGAAGATAATGGTAGTTTAATTGTAACTAAATCATTTAGACTTCCTAAAGGAAGTTTCAAGTGGGAAGTTACAACAACTGGGGCTTCAAATAGTCAATTTAACTTTTACGTTGATAGCAGAAATAATATGCAGTTTGAGTATCATAACTATGATAATTTTAACAGATTAATACAATCTGGCGAAAATTATTACAATTATGCTTCTTCGAGTTATTTCCAACAATCAAATGCTGATAATATATCGTTTCCTAGTTCTGGGAAGTTTATTAACAAAGATTTTATTTATGATATACAATCAACAGACATACTTGCTGTTGGACAAAGAAATTTAAAAGGTAGATTATCATACACAAAATCATATATAATGAATGATCTAGAATATACTTCTTTTTATTCATATGATGATATAGGAAATATTGAATGGATTTTAAATAAATGGGTAACAGGTAAAAATAATAAAATTAAATATTCATATGATTTACAAAGAAATATAACTAAACAAGAGTTTACTGGTGATCAGAGCTTTTATAACTATTACAAATTCTTTGAATATGATAAATTAGGTAGATTAGTTAATGTATACACTGACAAAAATTCTGCTTCTGGAGCAACTAAACTTAAAGAAATAACTTATATCTATAATCCGGATAACTCTTTAAAACGAATGGAACTTGGTGCTGAAGGCAGTAAAGCTCAAGGTCTTGATTATTTGTACAATACACGAGGATGGTTATCACAAATTAATCATCAAAATATTAACTCATCTCAAGATCCAGGTAGTGATAACGGATTAAATGGAAAACCACAAGTTGACAAATTTGGTATGGTAATCGGTTATAATAATATTTCAGATATTGGCAGTACCCAAAGTGCAACAGCACAATGGAATGGAAATATCAGTTGGATGATGTATAATATGTCTGGTGCTACGTTTCCAAGCGGTTTAGTTGGTAATACTTATTCATATGATAATGCAAATAGACTATTATCATCCAATTTTGGTTATTATATTTCAAGTTGGCAGGCGACAAGTAATTATGATGTAAATAATATAACATATGATAATAATGGTAACTTAAATACAATAAGAAGATATTGGAATAATGGTCAGATATTTGATAACCAGACTTTTTATTATTTGAGTGGAAAAAATCAATTAAATTACGTTTATGATTCTGGCACAAGTTCTATTTCAGTTAATGATGTTGATAACCAGAGCAGTGGTAATTATTTGTATGATGGTAATGGAAGCATGGTTCAGGACGCTCAGCAAGGAATTGGATATATCTTATATAATTCTGATAATTTACCAATTAAGCAATATTATATTAATGGTGATGTTGTTGAGTATATTTATGATGCATATGGAAATAGAGTTACTAAAAAAGTAGTAAATGATTTAATACATTGGAATTATGCTAATGGGATTAATGGAAATACCGAAGCAAGAATTAAAGAAAACAGTAATCCTCCGGTTTTAATAAAACATAATATTTGGGGTAATGATTTAGCCGGTACATTTGAAAAAGAAGTGTATACAAATTATGTTGAAACAAAAACTTACTATCTAAAAGACCATCTGGGTAATATTAAGGTAAGAGTCAATGAAAGCGGTTCTGTTGTTGGATATGATGACTACTACCCATTTGGAATGATAATGAACGGTAGAAGTAATAATACTGGAACAGAAGTTAATTATAAATATACAAGTAAGGAAAGAGATTTAGAAACCGGACTTGACTACTTTGGAGCACGTTATTACGATAGTAAAATTGCCAGATGGTTAAGTGTGGATCCGCTAGCAGATAAATATCCTGACTGGAGTCCTTATAATTATATTTTATCTAACCCACTAAATGGTATAGATCCCAATGGAGAATTTACACTAAAATTTATTAAAAATACTTATTATTTACATAGAGAGTCAATAAATACAGCAAAATTTGCAACATTTATAGAAGGCTTTTTACCTACTCTAGTTCAATTAGGAATAATAGTAAAGGAACAATATTTTCCAAGAGATCCTAGTTATGAAGTTCAAACAATAGGCGAACGTTTATTTTCATTAGGAGCATCATATGTCGGAGATAACACTATCTATTCACACGAGTTAGGAAATCGTGTAAGTAAAACAATGACTTTTTTAAGTGGTTTTTCTAAATGGAAAGAGATTAAACCTAATTTTATTTATGATGAGTATTTATTTAGGCAACTAAGTGAATATAATCGTGAAGGAATATCAGCATTTCTCAAAGGCGAAATAATTGGAATAAACAATAGAACTGGTGAACCATTATTTGAACCAAGTGAGGATGGTTTAAGCTTAATGTTAAATCCACATTATGTAAATATGTTTTATAATGGTAATGTCCATGATGCAATGAAATCAATTATTTTACAAAGACAAAAACAAGAGGATGAAGAAAGAAGAGCAGCTAAGGCGCTGAATAAGTTTATTGATGAATATGGAAAAAAATGA